The Desmospora profundinema sequence CCCCCGGCATATGGGACAAAGGCTCTTCATTTTCTTCCCGCGTGAAATCCCGCCCGCCCGACGGATCAGGAAGCACTCCCGCCCAGGGCGGAGCCCAGCTCATCGTCACCCGCACGGTGATACTCTTCCAATACTGCCATCTCGATCTTCTCCCGGGAATCGGGTGAAATCGGGTGGGCGATATCCCGAAATTCACCATCCGGCCTCCGCTTGCTGGGCATCGCCACGAACATTCCGTTATTGCCATCGATCACCCGAATATCGTGAACCACGAATTCCTCGTCGATGGTGATGGAAGCGATGGCGCGCATCCGCCCTTCACGGCTCACTCGCCGCAATCGCACATCCGTAATTTCCAACCTGCTTCACCACCCATTTCCAGAGATGATGTCACTCCTTCTATTCCACATGGATGATGAAACTCCTTCCACTTGTTCCCCTATTTTCGGATTTTTTCATTTCTTCACGGCGATTGCTTCCATTTCCACCCGTGCTCCCTTGGGAAGTGCCGCCACTTGTACACAAGAACGGGCCGGTAGGTGGGATTCAAAAAAGGACCCGTACACATGATTGACCGCCTGAAAATCATTCATATCTGTCAAAAATATCGTGGTTTTCACCACATGCTCCCGATCCGATCCCGCCGCTTCTAAAACAGCCGACAGGTTTTTCAGCACTTGACGCGTTTCCGCTTCGATGTCCCCTTTTACCAAATCACCCTCCGGCGTCAAGGGGATTTGCCCGGAAGTAAAAATCCACTGGTCCACTTCCACCGCTTGGTTATACGGTCCGATCGCCTGGGGAGCATGTTCCGTCTTGATTGTATTCATCTCAATCCCTCCCGTGGAATAAGGTTCCCATCTTCACCCGAATACGTCGCTCTCTTACATCCACTTCATCAACAGTGGCAAGGGAAATGTAATCGTCGACCAACCGTTCTTCCGCCCGGCTTTCCGCCATCACCCCGACACCCACCACTTCCGCACGAAACTCTTCCAGCAGGTCAAACATCCCGCGTACCGTTCCCCCCGCCTTCATAAAATCATCGATAATAAGGGTTCTGGCTCCTTCCTGCAAGCTGCGCCGGGAGAGGGAAAGGCTGCCCAGTCGTTTGCTCGAACCGGAGACCGTATTGATGGTGACAACGGAACCTTCCGTGATCCGGCTGTCCCTCCGCACAATGGCCACAGGCACGCCCAGTTGGCCCGCTGTTGCATAAGCGAGGGGGATTCCTTTGGTTTCAACGGTAACCACCGCATCCACCCGCCGATCATGGAAGACCGTGGCAAATATGCAACCGATATCCCGAACAAGAGCCGTGTCACCCAATAAGTCCGACAGGTACAAGTATCCTCCGGGAAGAATGCGGGCAGGGTTTTGTAATTCTCCGCACAGACGTTCCGACAGCTTCCGCGCCCGCTCATCTGAAATCCGGGGAATAAACCGGATGCCTCCCGCTGCCCCCGAAACGGTTTCCAGCATCCCCTCCCCCTCTTCCCGAAACACATCATGAACAATGGCCAAGTCCTCGCTGATGGAGGACTTGGCCGCTTGATAGCGCTCAGCAAAGGTGCTAAGAGGGATGAGGCGATGCGGGTGGCTCATGAGCTGTTGGGTCATGTCCACCAGCCGTGCGCTCCGCTTCCACTTTTTCATCCAAAGCCCCCCAAAATCCGAATGGTTTGCGAAAAATATATCACTTTGTACGGATTTGATCAAGTGGAAGACCTTCCAGCCCGCCCATCATCCGAACGGCATACACTTGCCGGCAAAATCCACGCAAACCGTTTACCACACGCCGCGCCAACGATTCTCGACTGACCAATCCAAAAACGGTCGGACCGCTTCCGGACATGAGCACCCCTTCCGCTCCAAATGCGGACATCCGTTCTTTGATTCTGGCCACTTTGGGATACGCGGTCAGGGTCACTTGTTCCAACACATTGGAAAGATGATGGCATACTCCATGAAAGTTCCGCGTTTCCAATGCCTGTACCATCGCGTCCAGATCGGGACGCTCCTGTTTGTGATCCAAATTCAGGGCGCCGAACACTTCTGCCGTAGATACGCCGTGCTGCGGCTTGGCCAATACCACCCAGCAAGGCGGCGGCGGAGCGATCGGGGTTAAATCCTCTCCACGCCCCCGTGCGATCGCGGTTCCCCCCCTGACACAAAAAGGGACATCGGAACCCAACTCCAGGCCCAATTCAGCCAATTCCTCCATTGTCAAGCCCAGATCCCAAAGCTGATTCAGCCCTTTTAAAGTGGCAGCCGCGTCGCTGCTGCCCCCGGCCAATCCCGCAGCCACCGGAATTTTTTTATGAATCACAATATGGATCCCTTTATTAACGGAAAACCGCTGTTTGACCAAAGCGGCGGCCCGATAGGCGAGGTTTCTGTCATCAAAGGGAACAAAACCGGAGGTGCTCTCCAGCTGAATCCCTTGGCTCGTCTCGGTCAGATCAATCCGATCCGCCAGATCGATGGTAGTCATCACCATTTCCAACTCATGGTATCCATCCGGTCGTTTATGTAGAACATCCAGTGTCAAATTGATTTTAGCCGGTGCTTTCACGGAGATATCCAACGAGATTGCCCCCCTGTCTGCCACCTGTGCTCCATTCTCCGCATGGTTTCTTTTCCCAGGTGGGGAAAAGCTGGCTTTACTATTGTAACATGTGCCTATCCCCCGTGAAAGCGGAACCGAGGGCAACTCATGCTGAATCGGTCAAACCAAAAAGCCGGGGCATCATGCCCCGGCCCGCCTGTGTTCCGTTATCGTTCGGTCATGCGCTCTTCGGCCAGCTGAATCGCCCGTTTAACCATGTTTCCGGCGTCCCGTGCTTTGATTCCACCCCAGCCTTCCTGTTGCACGACATCATAAAATCCCAGTTCCTTGGCCAGTTCGACTTTCAATGCATCCGACATGACACCGCGTCGCGCCAATGGGATTCCTCCTTTTGATGAAAACACAGGCACCCATTAGTATGATCGTTCCTGCCGAGGGTATCCCCGTTTACAATTCGTCAAACCCGTTGGCATCTGACACCTTGGTGTACTGGCGCGACTTTCCTTCAAAGAAGTCCTGTTTTCCGCTGTTGACATCCTCGTATGCAAGAATCCAGCGCATGGGGTTTTGCCGATATCCCGGAAAAGGCGGTTCCGCCCCCAGCTCCCGTACACGCTTATTCGCCATAAACCGGATGTAAGCATCCAACTCCTCCGGTCCAATTCCAGGAAAACGGTCCCCCAGGATATATCGCCCCCACCGAATTTCTAATTCCGCCGCTCGCCGGAAGGTTTCCGTAACAAAGGCACGGGTGTCGTCGGTATCCAATTCCGGCCGTTCCGCCAACAGCTCCTTGAAAATCTGTACAAACAAACGGACATGGAGCTGTTCATCCCGGTTGATGTAGTTGATCATGGTGGAGGTGGCTACCATCTTTTGATTGCGGGCGAGGTTGTAAAAGAACGCGAAACCGGAATAGAAATTTAAGCCCTCCAGGATGACGTCGTACACGATGGACTCCATCAAGGTACGAGGAGTCGGGTTTTCCACAAACGCTTCATACCCCTGAGCGATGAAATCGTTCCGTTCCCGCAATACCTCGTCCGTCTTCCAATATTCGAAGATACGGTCCTGTTCCCGTTTATCCACCAAGGATGACAATACATACGAATACGACTGGTTATGGACGACTTCCTGAAAGGAGAGAACCGCCATCAAAGCGGATAAACTGGAATCCGTCAAGTAATCCGCCACCCGGGAGGAGTAGTCGGTTTGGATGGAATCGAGAAACGCCAGCAATCCGATGATCCGTTTAAAAGCAAAGCGTTCGTCTTCACTCAGATCCTTCCAATGCTTCACGTCTTCCGCCATATTGATTTCAAAAGGGGTCCAAAAATGAGCCAGCATGTTTTTGTAAAGCGGATAGGCCCACGGAAAACGGCAGTCGTCCCAGTTAAGCACATTGGAAGAGCGTCCTCCCACGATGCCGGTGCTGGCATTGGGAGCTGTTACATCATACAGCTTTCGCTTCGGCAATTGGACTTCCATCGTTTTACCCCTTTCATCAGGATGAGCAACTTTCACAATCGTCGTACTGGGACGAAGTGGAACGGGTATAGTAAGTGGTCTTGACGCCGGATTGCCAAGCGGTTAGATGAAGTTCCAACAACTCCTTGGCACGGACATCATGTTTCACATATAGATTGAAAGACTGGGACTGATCGATATGACGCTGACGGGCCACCAACTGGCGCAGGCTCCAGCGGGGGTCGATCTCATGGGCGGGTTTGTACACCCATGCCGTCCGCGGGCTGAGATCAGGGGCCGTCACCGGAATCTTGTAGTTTTTCTTCTCTTCGCTGTATTCCTGACGGAATACCGGATCGATGGATGCGGTGCTGCCTGCGATGACAGAGGTGCTGGCGTTGGGTGCCACCGCCAGCAGGTATCCGTTGCGAAGCCCGTGGTAGTGAACGTCTTCCGCCAATCGCTGCCAACGGTGAGAAGAATAGTTGCGACGCCGGATCCAGGCTCCTGTATCCCATTCACTTCCCTTGAACAACGGGTACGCCCCTTTTTCCCGGGCCAGCTCCATCGAAGCGCGAATGGTTTGGTAAGCGATCTCCTCATATAATTCATCCGCCAAGGCGACGCCTTCCTCCGATTCCCACGGAATTCCCTTTAAGGCCAACAGGTGGTGCCAACCAAATGTGCCCAGTCCCACCGCCCGATAGCGTTTGTTGGTGCGGCTTGCCTGCAACACCTCCAGCGTGTTCAGGTCGATCACATTGTCCAGCATTCGAACCTGGATTGGAATGAGGCGCTCCAGCACCCCGTCCGGCACCGCCCGTCCCAGGTTGATGGAAGACAAGTTGCAGACGACGAAATCACCCGGTTCTTTGGTGATTAGGATTTTCCCGTCTTCCAGCTGTTCCTCGATCACCCGGGTAGGAGACTGATTCTGGGTGATCTCCGTACACAAGTTGGAGGAGTAGATCATACCGGCGTGCTTATTGGGGTTTTCCCGGTTTACTTCATCCCGGTAGAAAAGATACGGGGTTCCCGTTTCCAATTGGGAGATGAGCACCCGCTTCATCACTTCAATCGCCGGAACCTTCTCCTTGGAAAGGCCGGGGTGCTCGATACAAGCCTGGTACCGCTTGCGAAACGTTCCTTCTCCCCGCTTCTCATCGTAGCTGTCCTCCAACGACCACCCCATCAAGCGCCGCACCTCATGGGGATCAAACAGATACCAATCCCCTCTCTCCTCCACTTTTTCCATAAAGAGATCAGGAACGCAGACCCCGGTAAACAGATCATGGGTTCGCAAACGTTCGTCCCCGTTGTTCAGTTTCGCATCCAGGAAAGCAAAAATATCACGGTGCCACACATCCAGATAAACGGCGATGGAGCCCTGTCGTTGACCCAGCTGGTCTACGCTGACCGCCGTGTTGTTCAACTGTTTCATCCAGGGAAGAACACCGGAAGAAACCCCCTGAAAACCCCGGATATCACTGCCGCGAGCCCTGATTTTGCCCAGATAGACACCAATCCCGCCGCCGCCCTTGGACAACGTGGCCACATCCGTGTTGGTATCGTAAATACCCCGCAGAGAATCATCTACCGTGTCGATAAAGCAGGAAGAGAGCTGACCAAACGCTTTGCCGGCATTCGCCAGCGTCGGAGTAGCCACAGTCATATATAAATGACTCAGTGCCCAGTATGTTTCCCGCACCCGATCCAACCGCCGGTCCGCCCTTTCATGGGCCATCAACACCATCGCGATCACCATCAACCGCTCCTGGGGCAGCTCCATCACTGCTCCTTCGTGTGACCGCGCCAAATAACGATCCGCCAATGTGCGAAGCCCCACGTATGTAAACAACTGATCCCGCTCCGGTCGGATCTCCCGGCCGAGTGTCAAAATCTCCTCATGGGAGTAGTTCTTCGTCAACAGGGGGGAATAGATCTCTTTATCCGTCAATGTATGAATTAAATCCGCAAAGGGGCCGTAGGGGTTCTTATCCGGATCGTACCCGCGATAGGCTCCAGCCAATCGGTACAGGTGGGAGGCATAGAGGCGGGAAGCGACAAACGTCCAGTCCGGAGCTTCCCGTCGAATCTCTTCCAGCGCATGCAAAATCAGCCCTTGTGTCCACTCCTCTTCATCCAGCCCTTGTTGGCTCAGCTTTTCCGCTCGGCTTAGGAAAACTTCCGCGTCCAGGCCCGGATGATTGGCCAAAATCCTGCGCAGCGCATCCATCCTCGCTTCCATCGTCTCCTGTTCCACCGATAACGTCGCCATAATGGCAGGCCACCCTTTCCATTGAGAGATTGCGGGCCATGAAAAAACCACCCGCCAGGGGGGGGTGGAAAAACGGCAAATTAGGATACAGGCGCGAGTGGTCCATGTGGAACCCGGTGCCGCCTACCACATAGAGAGCACACCAAAAACGCCATCCATCAAATGCCGTTTCCACTCTCAACCCCCGAAGAATAGAAACGTACCGTGGATTGGGCAGGTCTACTGGCTCATGCTTCCTCCTACTCCGAGCCTTCCCACACCCTGGGACGTGTCTGAACAATCCATAGGACAAGATTCCGGGCTGGTATGGCTGTCTTCGTTTCGTTGCAAAAAGCGCAAAGGCTCTCTGCCAGCCATACCAACCCTCCCTTGTTCTCATGGAAAAATAAATGACCAGACAGGCCCTAGGTAGGTGCAGTGGCGCATTCGTTTCGTCGGCATTCACAGTTGCGGGGACAGCCCCGGAATCGCACCGGGTTCCCTTTTCACCCTCGTCAGGGCACCCATTTCCACAATATATAGTGTTTTTCTTGATGATATCATCAAAATGTATGGTTCTATCCTATCGTATTCCCAGGGTCGATGCAATAAAAAAATCCGAGCCCTCAAATCCGGATCTCGGATAAAACAAATAGAACACGTCACCGTGTTCTATTGCGGGTTTTTTACATATTTCACAGGAACTTGTCCCTCATCTTGAAACACGGTCAGTTCCACCGTCTCTGTCAGGATGTCAGCGTAACTGTAGGAGACACGTTCAAACGAGTGTTGCTCCTCGTCCAGCTTCACGATGAACACGGAGGGATATGTCTCTTCCAGTACTCCACTTCGTTCAATGGTCTTTCGACGTCCGCTGTTGGCTTTGAGACGGATTTTTTGCCCAATGTAACCTTCCAACGTACGCTTTATCTCAGATAGCGCATTCCTACCCATTACAATCGACCACCTCACTCGTAACCCATTGTATCACAGTGAGGTCAACTTTGTCAAAAGTTGAATTATAGCAGTGGGACAACCCAGCTGTCAACGGATTTTTTTGCTGAAATCAGGCGAAAAATGGCCTAACGAGACGCACCGTTATGATCACTTGGTAAAACGGTCGGCAACGGCGCTGGCCGCGTAAGCATCCGGCTTGATTTTAGCCGTATAACCCACCGACGTCACCCAGCCGACCACTTCCTGAATCAGTTTGCGCGTTTCCCCTTTTCGCCCCACATCCAAATGGATCTCTACGGGCAACTCCATGGAGGCACCCAGAAACCCCTTCTCCTTCAAACGATCCATACAAGCCAGGCTGTATTCCGTTTCCTTATAGATCCGATAGCGCAGATCGAGGATGGGCCGGCTCCGCTTCTTGGCGTAGAAGAAGAGGGCTCCTTTCCCCACCCGGTGCAAGATGACAGCCGTAACAAACAAGGTACCACGATGGCTGGTTTGCGAGTCGGTTCCTATCACCATTTTATAGCAGGCGGATCGGTCCTCTTCGATGAACGCACAGATGGATGCAATCATTTTCTCCAGTTCGATCCGACCTTTTCGCGGATGGATAAAGTCCATGGGTCCCCTCCAGGGTGGCTCCCACAAAGGATGCCAATCTTACCCTCTTATGATATGTGTGGAAGAATCCGTTCATCCAAGTGGTTCGTCAAACAGGCGAACTCTTCCAGAGACAAGGTTTCCCCTCGACGACGCGGATCGATCCCAGCCGCCTCCAGCGCACCGATCAATACCTCTTTACCCAGGTCCGCGGGCAACAGAGGGGCCAGCGCGTTGGGAAGGGTTTTACGCCGCCGGTTGAAGGCGGCACGGATGATTTGAAACAACAGGCGTTCGTGATTCACTTCGACCGGCGGCTGGCTGCGCACATTGAGACGGATAACGGCAGAGTCCACTTGCGGCCGGGGAATAAAAACATGAGCCGGAACGCGGCAAACCCACTCCGGATCCGCATAGTAACGGGTGGCCACCGTAATGGAACCATACGCTTTGGTCCCCGGTTCCGCCGTCAACCGCTCTGCCACTTCTTTTTGGATCATCACCACGATATGGGCCAAGGGCAGCCGCTCTTCCAACAACCGCATCAAAATGGGGGTAGTCACGTAGTAAGGCAGATTGGCAACGACGCTGGGGCGGGGGTTTGTCCCCAGCTCATCCCGGATCAATGCCGCCAGATTCACCTTCATGACGTCCCCGTGAACAACGGAAACATGGGGTTGATCGGCAAACAACTCTTCCAACACGGGCACGAGCCGCCCGTCCAGCTCCACCGCCACTACGCGTCCCGCCTCGCTGGCCAAGCGTTGTGTCAAAGCACCCACCCCTGGTCCGATTTCCAACACACCGGTGCGGGAGTCCAATTCCGCCGCTTTCATCATTTTGTCCAACACATGTTGGTCTGTGAGAAAGTGTTGTCCCAAACTCTTTTTCAACTGAATGCCGTGACGGGCTAGGATCTCACGCGTCCGCCCGGTGATCCAGGTCGAAGTCATCCGCCTCCCCCCCTTTCAGCTGGTTCAAAGCGGTTTCAAACTCTTCCCGGGTGATCCGGAGGAGATGGATGCGTTTAAAAAACTGGCGGCCATTGGCATAGCCCACACCAAGGAAACGACTGAGCGCAAGCCGTCGCTCCCTGGAACCGGGGCCCCCGGAAAGACCCGCTTCCAGATACCGCTCCCAGGATACTCCCCGGTCAAACGTTCCCTCCTCCTCCAGGCGGGCTTCCACCAGCGCGGATCGGATGACTTCCGGTGCCGCATGTTCTACACCGACCCCATAAGGTCCCCGGGCCCGCTCTTCCAGAACAAACGCATGCTTTAAGCCGGGCACCTCCCGGGAAAGGATTCGCCGGATCCGCTCCCCAGCTGCATCCGGGTCGGTAAAGACGATCGCCCCCCGCACCTGTTGCGCTCGCCGTACATCGGCGATCACATCGGGTCCGACGGCGGAACCCCCGGTTTCGATGGTATCTGCTTGAACCGCCCGCTTAATGGCGGCCGTATCTTTTTTTCCTTCGACGACGATAACTTCCTTAATTGGTTTCAACGTGGGTACGTTCT is a genomic window containing:
- the purR gene encoding pur operon repressor, which translates into the protein MKKWKRSARLVDMTQQLMSHPHRLIPLSTFAERYQAAKSSISEDLAIVHDVFREEGEGMLETVSGAAGGIRFIPRISDERARKLSERLCGELQNPARILPGGYLYLSDLLGDTALVRDIGCIFATVFHDRRVDAVVTVETKGIPLAYATAGQLGVPVAIVRRDSRITEGSVVTINTVSGSSKRLGSLSLSRRSLQEGARTLIIDDFMKAGGTVRGMFDLLEEFRAEVVGVGVMAESRAEERLVDDYISLATVDEVDVRERRIRVKMGTLFHGRD
- a CDS encoding RidA family protein; its protein translation is MNTIKTEHAPQAIGPYNQAVEVDQWIFTSGQIPLTPEGDLVKGDIEAETRQVLKNLSAVLEAAGSDREHVVKTTIFLTDMNDFQAVNHVYGSFFESHLPARSCVQVAALPKGARVEMEAIAVKK
- the veg gene encoding biofilm formation stimulator Veg — its product is MGRNALSEIKRTLEGYIGQKIRLKANSGRRKTIERSGVLEETYPSVFIVKLDEEQHSFERVSYSYADILTETVELTVFQDEGQVPVKYVKNPQ
- a CDS encoding ribonuclease H-like YkuK family protein, with the translated sequence MDFIHPRKGRIELEKMIASICAFIEEDRSACYKMVIGTDSQTSHRGTLFVTAVILHRVGKGALFFYAKKRSRPILDLRYRIYKETEYSLACMDRLKEKGFLGASMELPVEIHLDVGRKGETRKLIQEVVGWVTSVGYTAKIKPDAYAASAVADRFTK
- the ispE gene encoding 4-(cytidine 5'-diphospho)-2-C-methyl-D-erythritol kinase, with the protein product MDISVKAPAKINLTLDVLHKRPDGYHELEMVMTTIDLADRIDLTETSQGIQLESTSGFVPFDDRNLAYRAAALVKQRFSVNKGIHIVIHKKIPVAAGLAGGSSDAAATLKGLNQLWDLGLTMEELAELGLELGSDVPFCVRGGTAIARGRGEDLTPIAPPPPCWVVLAKPQHGVSTAEVFGALNLDHKQERPDLDAMVQALETRNFHGVCHHLSNVLEQVTLTAYPKVARIKERMSAFGAEGVLMSGSGPTVFGLVSRESLARRVVNGLRGFCRQVYAVRMMGGLEGLPLDQIRTK
- a CDS encoding ribonucleotide-diphosphate reductase subunit beta, which gives rise to MEVQLPKRKLYDVTAPNASTGIVGGRSSNVLNWDDCRFPWAYPLYKNMLAHFWTPFEINMAEDVKHWKDLSEDERFAFKRIIGLLAFLDSIQTDYSSRVADYLTDSSLSALMAVLSFQEVVHNQSYSYVLSSLVDKREQDRIFEYWKTDEVLRERNDFIAQGYEAFVENPTPRTLMESIVYDVILEGLNFYSGFAFFYNLARNQKMVATSTMINYINRDEQLHVRLFVQIFKELLAERPELDTDDTRAFVTETFRRAAELEIRWGRYILGDRFPGIGPEELDAYIRFMANKRVRELGAEPPFPGYRQNPMRWILAYEDVNSGKQDFFEGKSRQYTKVSDANGFDEL
- the rnmV gene encoding ribonuclease M5, which encodes MKPIKEVIVVEGKKDTAAIKRAVQADTIETGGSAVGPDVIADVRRAQQVRGAIVFTDPDAAGERIRRILSREVPGLKHAFVLEERARGPYGVGVEHAAPEVIRSALVEARLEEEGTFDRGVSWERYLEAGLSGGPGSRERRLALSRFLGVGYANGRQFFKRIHLLRITREEFETALNQLKGGEADDFDLDHRADA
- the spoVG gene encoding septation regulator SpoVG; translation: MEITDVRLRRVSREGRMRAIASITIDEEFVVHDIRVIDGNNGMFVAMPSKRRPDGEFRDIAHPISPDSREKIEMAVLEEYHRAGDDELGSALGGSAS
- a CDS encoding ribonucleoside-diphosphate reductase subunit alpha, with translation MATLSVEQETMEARMDALRRILANHPGLDAEVFLSRAEKLSQQGLDEEEWTQGLILHALEEIRREAPDWTFVASRLYASHLYRLAGAYRGYDPDKNPYGPFADLIHTLTDKEIYSPLLTKNYSHEEILTLGREIRPERDQLFTYVGLRTLADRYLARSHEGAVMELPQERLMVIAMVLMAHERADRRLDRVRETYWALSHLYMTVATPTLANAGKAFGQLSSCFIDTVDDSLRGIYDTNTDVATLSKGGGGIGVYLGKIRARGSDIRGFQGVSSGVLPWMKQLNNTAVSVDQLGQRQGSIAVYLDVWHRDIFAFLDAKLNNGDERLRTHDLFTGVCVPDLFMEKVEERGDWYLFDPHEVRRLMGWSLEDSYDEKRGEGTFRKRYQACIEHPGLSKEKVPAIEVMKRVLISQLETGTPYLFYRDEVNRENPNKHAGMIYSSNLCTEITQNQSPTRVIEEQLEDGKILITKEPGDFVVCNLSSINLGRAVPDGVLERLIPIQVRMLDNVIDLNTLEVLQASRTNKRYRAVGLGTFGWHHLLALKGIPWESEEGVALADELYEEIAYQTIRASMELAREKGAYPLFKGSEWDTGAWIRRRNYSSHRWQRLAEDVHYHGLRNGYLLAVAPNASTSVIAGSTASIDPVFRQEYSEEKKNYKIPVTAPDLSPRTAWVYKPAHEIDPRWSLRQLVARQRHIDQSQSFNLYVKHDVRAKELLELHLTAWQSGVKTTYYTRSTSSQYDDCESCSS
- the rsmA gene encoding 16S rRNA (adenine(1518)-N(6)/adenine(1519)-N(6))-dimethyltransferase RsmA; this translates as MTSTWITGRTREILARHGIQLKKSLGQHFLTDQHVLDKMMKAAELDSRTGVLEIGPGVGALTQRLASEAGRVVAVELDGRLVPVLEELFADQPHVSVVHGDVMKVNLAALIRDELGTNPRPSVVANLPYYVTTPILMRLLEERLPLAHIVVMIQKEVAERLTAEPGTKAYGSITVATRYYADPEWVCRVPAHVFIPRPQVDSAVIRLNVRSQPPVEVNHERLLFQIIRAAFNRRRKTLPNALAPLLPADLGKEVLIGALEAAGIDPRRRGETLSLEEFACLTNHLDERILPHIS
- a CDS encoding small, acid-soluble spore protein, alpha/beta type — protein: MSDALKVELAKELGFYDVVQQEGWGGIKARDAGNMVKRAIQLAEERMTER